Proteins from a single region of Streptomyces glaucescens:
- a CDS encoding MarR family winged helix-turn-helix transcriptional regulator — MSRERQDLFSRSAVGVFRLNGQFLSVAEDLAGPAGLTAARWQVLGAVLREPLPVAGIARAMGITRQSVQRIADLLVARGLAEYRPNPAHRRAKLLAPTEEGRAAIGRIAPGHAAYADRLAEAFGEAELAAAVAALERLSKVLDGLGPPSAAPVAPPVTEP, encoded by the coding sequence GTGAGCCGCGAGCGGCAGGACCTGTTCAGCCGGAGCGCGGTCGGCGTGTTCCGGCTGAACGGCCAGTTCCTCTCCGTCGCCGAGGACCTGGCCGGGCCCGCCGGGCTGACCGCCGCCCGGTGGCAGGTGCTCGGCGCGGTGCTGCGCGAACCGCTGCCGGTGGCGGGGATCGCCCGCGCCATGGGCATCACCCGGCAGAGCGTCCAGCGCATCGCCGACCTGCTGGTGGCCCGGGGCCTCGCCGAGTACCGGCCCAACCCCGCCCACCGCCGTGCCAAGCTCCTCGCGCCGACCGAGGAGGGCCGGGCCGCGATCGGCCGGATCGCCCCGGGCCACGCCGCCTACGCCGACCGGCTCGCCGAGGCGTTCGGCGAGGCGGAACTCGCCGCGGCGGTGGCCGCCCTGGAACGGCTGTCGAAGGTGCTGGACGGACTGGGACCGCCGTCGGCCGCACCGGTCGCCCCACCTGTTACGGAACCGTAG
- a CDS encoding type 1 glutamine amidotransferase family protein produces MRRKPVHLAVYDTLADWEPGHATAHLVRAGYEIRTVGPTTAPVRTLGGLRVQPDLALGDVRPEDSSLLILPGADLWDTGDDLAPFARTARAFLAAGVPVAAICGATAGLAREGLLDDRAHTSAVPFYLAATGYRGGERYVDADAVTDGGLITAGPTEPVAFAREVLGLLGVHEGEVLNAWYRLFHDSDVEAYAVLEKAGAL; encoded by the coding sequence ATGCGCCGCAAGCCCGTCCACCTCGCCGTCTACGACACCCTCGCCGACTGGGAGCCCGGTCACGCCACCGCCCACCTCGTCCGCGCCGGGTACGAGATCCGCACCGTCGGCCCCACCACCGCCCCCGTCCGCACTCTCGGCGGCCTGCGCGTCCAGCCCGATCTCGCCCTCGGCGACGTCCGGCCCGAGGACAGCTCGCTGCTGATCCTCCCGGGCGCCGACCTCTGGGACACCGGCGACGACCTCGCCCCCTTCGCCCGCACGGCACGCGCCTTCCTCGCCGCCGGCGTCCCCGTCGCCGCGATCTGCGGCGCCACCGCCGGACTCGCCCGCGAGGGCCTGCTCGACGACCGCGCCCACACCAGCGCCGTCCCCTTCTACCTGGCCGCCACCGGCTACCGCGGCGGGGAGCGGTACGTGGACGCCGACGCGGTCACCGACGGCGGGCTGATCACCGCGGGCCCCACCGAGCCGGTCGCCTTCGCCCGGGAGGTCCTCGGCCTGCTCGGCGTCCACGAGGGCGAGGTGCTGAACGCCTGGTACCGCCTCTTCCACGACTCCGACGTCGAGGCGTACGCCGTCCTGGAGAAGGCGGGGGCGCTGTGA